One genomic segment of Pseudomonas chlororaphis subsp. aurantiaca includes these proteins:
- a CDS encoding bifunctional diguanylate cyclase/phosphodiesterase: MTTTEQLSALSSILAQSGLHSLFQPILCLSERRILGYEALSRGPSNSPLHSPVALFAVARQVGRLSELEIACRQSACKGFSEQRLPGKLFLNVSPESLLEAAHQPGRTLQLLQDFGIPPSQVVIELTEQTPIDDFQLLHDALHHYRDMGFSIALDDLGAGYSSLRLWSELRPDYVKIDRHFIDGIHQDALKREFVGSILQIAKASRAQVIAEGIEVAEELALLTEMGVDLLQGYLLCRPQEHPPRDGRNLLPKRESPPATLNDEGSDLSALLNEQPAVARDIPTATVLEAFRRQANLNSLAVLDEQGQPCGIVHRHSLSDALLKPFATDLFARKPISRLMNDDFLAVELSQSLQQVSRLITSRARQRIEEDFIITLNGGYLGLGRVIDVLKLITELKIQQARYANPLTLLPGNVPIQQCLTHLLQQGRESLICYVDIDSFKPFNDIYGYGRGDEVLLCLAHCLNDRVDPSRDFVGHIGGDDFFLVLGPEDWQKRLNQLLDDFHSQCRRFYRSEHLEAGCFIAPNRQGIRQEFALLSLSIGVVHLYPQACGQLDASQLAELASQAKHHAKNVPGYSIHVIDSRQVAGGFTADADPLADPLYSTDSAAPA, from the coding sequence ATGACCACGACCGAACAGCTGAGTGCCTTGAGCTCAATCCTGGCTCAAAGCGGTTTGCACAGTCTGTTCCAACCGATCCTCTGCCTCTCCGAACGGCGCATTCTCGGCTATGAAGCCTTGAGCCGTGGTCCGTCCAACAGCCCGCTGCACTCCCCTGTCGCCCTGTTTGCCGTGGCCCGCCAGGTCGGGCGCCTCAGCGAGCTGGAAATCGCCTGCCGCCAGAGCGCCTGCAAGGGTTTCAGCGAGCAGCGGTTGCCCGGCAAGCTGTTCCTCAACGTCTCTCCGGAATCGCTGCTGGAGGCCGCCCACCAGCCCGGGCGCACCCTGCAATTGCTGCAGGACTTCGGTATCCCGCCAAGCCAGGTGGTGATCGAACTCACCGAACAGACGCCGATCGATGACTTCCAACTGCTGCACGATGCACTGCATCACTATCGGGACATGGGGTTCTCGATCGCCCTGGACGACCTCGGCGCCGGTTATTCGAGCCTGCGCCTGTGGTCCGAGCTGCGCCCGGACTACGTGAAGATCGACCGGCACTTCATCGACGGCATTCATCAGGATGCCCTCAAGCGCGAGTTCGTCGGTTCGATCCTGCAAATTGCCAAGGCCTCCCGCGCCCAGGTGATCGCCGAGGGCATCGAAGTGGCGGAAGAGCTGGCGCTGCTCACGGAAATGGGCGTGGACCTGCTGCAGGGTTACCTGCTCTGCCGCCCCCAGGAGCATCCACCCCGCGATGGCCGCAACCTGCTGCCCAAGCGCGAAAGTCCCCCCGCGACGCTCAACGACGAAGGCAGCGACCTCAGTGCCCTGCTCAACGAACAACCAGCGGTAGCGCGCGACATACCGACGGCCACGGTGCTGGAAGCCTTCCGCCGCCAGGCCAACCTCAATTCGCTGGCGGTGCTCGACGAACAGGGCCAGCCCTGCGGCATCGTGCACCGCCATTCGTTGTCCGATGCCCTGCTCAAGCCCTTCGCCACCGACCTGTTTGCCCGCAAGCCCATCAGCCGACTGATGAACGACGACTTCCTGGCGGTGGAGCTCAGCCAGTCGCTGCAACAAGTCAGCCGCCTGATCACCAGCCGCGCCCGGCAACGGATCGAGGAGGATTTCATCATCACCCTCAACGGCGGCTACCTGGGCCTGGGGCGAGTGATCGATGTGCTCAAGCTGATTACCGAGCTGAAGATCCAACAGGCGCGTTATGCCAACCCCTTGACCCTGCTGCCTGGCAACGTGCCGATCCAGCAGTGCCTGACCCACTTGCTGCAACAAGGGCGGGAATCGCTGATCTGTTACGTGGACATCGACAGCTTCAAGCCCTTCAACGATATCTATGGCTACGGCCGTGGCGATGAAGTGCTGCTGTGTCTGGCGCACTGCCTGAATGACCGGGTGGACCCCAGCCGCGATTTCGTCGGCCATATCGGCGGCGACGATTTTTTCCTGGTATTGGGCCCCGAGGACTGGCAAAAGCGCCTGAACCAGCTGCTGGACGACTTCCACAGCCAGTGCCGGCGTTTCTATCGCAGCGAACACCTGGAAGCCGGCTGCTTCATCGCCCCCAACCGCCAGGGTATTCGCCAGGAGTTCGCCTTGCTGTCACTGTCCATTGGCGTGGTGCATCTGTATCCACAGGCCTGTGGGCAACTCGATGCCAGCCAATTGGCCGAGCTGGCCTCGCAAGCCAAGCATCACGCCAAGAACGTGCCGGGCTACAGCATTCATGTGATCGACAGCCGCCAGGTGGCCGGCGGCTTTACGGCTGACGCGGACCCGCTAGCGGATCCGCTGTACTCGACTGATTCAGCTGCGCCAGCTTGA
- a CDS encoding sel1 repeat family protein, translating into MYWRLKARAGYWLARRLFHWSWFVRQPRGWRWLEGQLARMANLGDVGAQSFYGHILTFRGQGLGAREEGIRLLRLAGLAGDAKAAYQMGVISLAGSPSKAADAAQAARWWTLAAKAGHPLAEVKLAQLNQSSTADPLAGPRQP; encoded by the coding sequence GTGTACTGGCGCCTGAAGGCGCGGGCCGGCTACTGGCTGGCCCGCCGGTTGTTTCATTGGTCCTGGTTTGTGCGTCAACCCCGGGGCTGGCGCTGGCTGGAAGGGCAACTGGCGCGCATGGCGAACCTGGGGGACGTCGGGGCGCAGAGCTTTTATGGTCATATCCTGACCTTTCGTGGCCAGGGCCTGGGGGCTCGCGAAGAAGGCATACGGCTGTTGCGTCTTGCCGGCTTGGCCGGGGATGCCAAGGCGGCCTATCAGATGGGCGTCATCAGCCTGGCCGGTTCACCCAGCAAGGCCGCAGATGCGGCGCAAGCCGCCCGTTGGTGGACCCTGGCGGCGAAGGCCGGACATCCCCTGGCCGAGGTCAAGCTGGCGCAGCTGAATCAGTCGAGTACAGCGGATCCGCTAGCGGGTCCGCGTCAGCCGTAA
- a CDS encoding helix-turn-helix domain-containing protein has product MDIQIIARGGEPEYAVLPWAQYQALLKAAGITDQSPREARGLVATAADQPLPGLDQLRSLRETKGIAIEALARTVGISPSYLAMIESGERQPDAAIRRSLAWELTVPGWRDES; this is encoded by the coding sequence ATGGATATTCAGATAATTGCACGCGGTGGCGAGCCCGAGTATGCGGTTCTGCCATGGGCTCAGTATCAGGCTTTGCTAAAGGCCGCAGGTATCACCGATCAATCTCCGCGAGAGGCCAGGGGGCTTGTCGCGACCGCAGCCGACCAGCCGCTTCCGGGTCTGGATCAACTCCGCAGTTTGCGTGAAACCAAGGGCATCGCCATCGAGGCGCTTGCCCGTACGGTAGGTATCAGTCCGTCATATCTGGCCATGATTGAAAGCGGTGAGCGTCAACCGGACGCCGCTATACGCCGTAGCCTGGCCTGGGAATTGACGGTTCCGGGTTGGAGGGATGAATCGTGA
- a CDS encoding YkvA family protein, giving the protein MKAPWNFARFLPLAGRLLSRGRLPTLLFAVASKGALQGGRLGKFKDDLRLLQALCLAYWRGEYRAISPKALLSVVAGLMYFLSPLDAIPDFLPMFGMLDDIAVLAWIMKTLDGELSAFRAWRNRQQPEKLAVVERLPDTPEQLQLEGPKKN; this is encoded by the coding sequence ATGAAAGCACCCTGGAATTTTGCCCGTTTCCTGCCCCTGGCCGGTCGTTTGCTCAGCCGTGGCCGCCTGCCGACCCTGTTGTTCGCCGTGGCCAGCAAAGGCGCCTTGCAGGGCGGCCGTCTCGGCAAGTTCAAGGACGATCTGCGCCTGCTGCAGGCCCTGTGCCTGGCTTACTGGCGTGGCGAGTACCGCGCCATCAGCCCCAAGGCGCTGCTGTCGGTGGTCGCGGGCCTGATGTATTTCCTCAGTCCTCTGGATGCCATTCCGGACTTCCTGCCCATGTTCGGCATGCTCGACGACATCGCCGTGCTGGCCTGGATCATGAAAACCCTGGACGGCGAACTCAGCGCCTTTCGTGCCTGGCGCAATCGCCAGCAACCGGAGAAGCTGGCGGTGGTGGAGCGTTTGCCCGACACCCCGGAACAACTGCAATTGGAAGGTCCGAAGAAAAACTGA
- a CDS encoding FKBP-type peptidyl-prolyl cis-trans isomerase — protein MKQHRLAAAVALVSLVLAGCDSQTSVELKTPAQKASYGIGLNMGKSLAQEGMDDLDSKAVAQGIEDAIGKKEQKLKDDELVEAFAALQKRAEERMVKISEESAAAGKKFLEENGKKAGVTTTASGLQYEVLKKADGAQPKPTDVVTVHYTGTLTNGTVFDSSVERGSPIDLPVSGVIPGWVEGLQLMHVGEKYKLYIPSDLAYGAQSPSPAIPANSVLVFELELLGIKDPAKQDAAK, from the coding sequence ATGAAACAGCATCGGTTAGCGGCGGCGGTAGCCCTGGTTAGCCTGGTACTCGCGGGTTGTGACTCGCAGACCAGCGTGGAGCTGAAAACCCCGGCGCAGAAAGCTTCCTATGGTATCGGCCTGAACATGGGCAAAAGCCTTGCCCAGGAAGGTATGGATGACCTGGATTCCAAAGCGGTAGCCCAGGGCATCGAAGATGCCATCGGCAAGAAAGAACAGAAGCTGAAAGACGACGAACTGGTCGAAGCCTTCGCCGCGCTGCAAAAGCGTGCTGAAGAGCGCATGGTCAAGATCAGCGAAGAGTCGGCAGCAGCCGGCAAGAAATTCCTCGAAGAAAACGGCAAGAAGGCCGGCGTGACCACTACCGCCTCGGGCCTGCAGTACGAAGTGCTGAAGAAGGCCGATGGCGCCCAGCCTAAGCCGACCGACGTGGTGACCGTTCACTACACCGGTACCCTGACCAACGGCACTGTGTTCGACAGTTCGGTCGAGCGCGGCAGCCCGATCGATCTGCCGGTCAGCGGCGTGATTCCGGGTTGGGTCGAAGGCCTGCAACTGATGCACGTCGGCGAGAAGTACAAACTGTACATCCCGAGCGATCTGGCCTACGGCGCACAGAGCCCGAGCCCGGCCATTCCGGCCAACTCGGTGCTGGTGTTCGAGCTGGAACTGCTGGGTATCAAGGATCCAGCGAAACAAGACGCCGCCAAGTAA
- a CDS encoding di-heme-cytochrome C peroxidase: MRLLSRVLLLILALIGVALAVVLYYVANPKLPDYVPARQVHYQDQWSTADRQTYYFTPQGTQVKGLRYEWFAALELPFSTQRFATPQYLARFGFLVDPAQQASADNPANLPVGFTRHQNPGSPQQYLDITCAACHTGELRYNQQALRVDGGSAQHVLPSSVPTLRGGSFGQALVASLASTYYNPWKFERFARNVLGQNYDTEHEQLRKDFKASLDTFLRVAWNDTHRGLYPTEEGPGRTDAFGRIANASFGDAISSDNYRVANAPVDYPQLWDIWSFDWVQWNGSAQQPMARNIGEALGVGATLNFFDAQGQPLKGDARYPSSVRVRDLNRIEETLQRLKPPTWPEALFGSIDKPLAAKGRALFAENCAGCHVPSVTEVNGRPVQQLKMLPVAVIGTDPNTANNIADQRYDLSALQWDAAELAQSNVELHPTPDEPLDMRQLSAAKGLAYVTAFVEERAYRDAQVTPAERPRLDGYGLPIGVRELRAYKARPLAGVWATPPFLHNGSVPSLYQLLSPQDERASTFYKGTFEYDPKHLGYRTEPFKNGFLFDTRISGNHNSGHEFRSGKRGGGVIGRLLQPEERWALLEYLKVLGGPLEAQLP; encoded by the coding sequence TTGCGCCTCTTATCCCGTGTTTTGCTGCTGATCCTCGCCCTGATCGGCGTTGCCCTGGCCGTGGTCCTGTATTACGTGGCCAATCCGAAATTGCCCGACTATGTGCCCGCCCGGCAGGTGCACTATCAGGATCAATGGAGCACCGCCGACCGCCAGACCTATTACTTCACGCCCCAGGGTACCCAGGTGAAGGGCCTGCGCTATGAGTGGTTCGCCGCCCTGGAACTGCCCTTCTCCACGCAGCGCTTTGCCACGCCACAGTACCTGGCCCGCTTCGGTTTCCTGGTGGATCCGGCGCAGCAGGCCAGCGCCGATAATCCGGCGAACCTGCCGGTCGGCTTCACCCGCCATCAGAACCCTGGCAGTCCACAGCAGTACCTGGACATCACCTGCGCCGCCTGCCACACCGGCGAGCTGCGCTACAACCAGCAGGCCCTGCGGGTCGACGGCGGCTCGGCGCAGCATGTGCTGCCCTCCAGCGTGCCCACCCTGCGCGGCGGCAGCTTCGGCCAGGCGCTGGTCGCCAGCCTGGCGTCGACCTATTACAACCCGTGGAAGTTCGAGCGGTTCGCCCGCAACGTGCTGGGCCAGAACTACGACACCGAGCATGAACAGCTGCGCAAGGATTTCAAGGCATCGCTGGACACCTTCCTGCGCGTCGCCTGGAACGACACCCACCGTGGCCTCTACCCCACCGAAGAAGGCCCCGGGCGTACCGATGCCTTTGGCCGGATCGCCAACGCCAGCTTCGGCGACGCCATCTCCTCCGACAACTATCGGGTGGCCAACGCGCCGGTGGATTACCCCCAGCTGTGGGACATCTGGAGCTTCGACTGGGTGCAGTGGAACGGCTCGGCCCAGCAACCCATGGCCCGCAATATCGGCGAGGCGCTGGGCGTCGGTGCCACCTTGAACTTCTTCGATGCCCAGGGCCAGCCACTCAAGGGCGATGCCCGCTACCCGTCGAGCGTTCGGGTGCGCGACCTCAATCGCATCGAAGAAACCCTGCAACGGCTGAAACCGCCGACCTGGCCCGAAGCCTTGTTCGGCAGCATCGACAAGCCGCTGGCGGCCAAGGGGCGAGCACTGTTCGCGGAAAACTGTGCGGGTTGCCATGTCCCGTCGGTCACCGAGGTCAACGGACGCCCGGTGCAGCAACTGAAGATGCTGCCGGTCGCGGTGATCGGTACCGACCCCAATACCGCCAACAATATTGCCGACCAGCGCTATGACCTGAGCGCGCTGCAATGGGATGCCGCCGAACTGGCACAGTCGAATGTCGAATTGCACCCTACGCCCGACGAGCCGCTGGACATGCGCCAACTGTCCGCGGCCAAGGGCCTGGCCTATGTCACGGCCTTCGTCGAGGAACGTGCCTACCGGGACGCCCAGGTGACTCCGGCCGAACGGCCACGGCTCGACGGCTACGGCCTGCCGATCGGCGTTCGCGAACTGCGAGCCTACAAGGCCAGGCCGCTGGCTGGCGTGTGGGCCACCCCGCCCTTCCTGCATAACGGCTCGGTCCCCAGCCTGTACCAGCTGCTTTCGCCTCAGGACGAACGCGCCAGCACCTTTTATAAAGGCACCTTCGAATACGATCCAAAACACCTGGGCTATCGCACCGAACCGTTCAAGAACGGCTTCCTGTTCGATACGCGGATCAGCGGCAACCACAACAGTGGACATGAGTTCCGCTCGGGCAAGCGTGGCGGCGGGGTGATCGGCCGCCTGCTGCAACCCGAGGAACGCTGGGCGCTTCTGGAATACCTGAAGGTGCTGGGTGGGCCGCTGGAGGCGCAGCTGCCATGA
- a CDS encoding catalase family protein — translation MLITLWLRMGALLLKTLVLLVLIALLGWALSSVWSIWRYQGPVSTEEQVPPGEAAMTQDIIQTAVRIVDQHRDNTRYLRDAHAKAHGCVKAEVQVLEQLAPPLRQGVFAEPGKTWQAMMRLSNGNAYPQFDSIRDARGMAIKLLNVPGTQLLKEQQGRGEQDFVMFNHPNFFVSNVAEYRQNVAAQADGKKVGAFFPGWDPRTWQVRHLFIALATLSPPPASPTQTRYFSVSPYKFGSANAKFRVVPDPDSCPAYNLPPQNQTLPNFLRNALNQQLSTDRVPACLVLQVQRQDPSHYMPIEDTSIEWRESDAPFETVARIRIPAQDFDTPQQNLQCDNLSFNPWFGLEAHRPIGGINRLRKAVYEAVSDYRHSRNAEQ, via the coding sequence ATGCTGATCACCTTATGGCTGCGCATGGGTGCGTTGCTGCTCAAGACACTTGTACTGCTGGTGCTGATCGCGTTGCTCGGCTGGGCGCTGAGCAGCGTCTGGTCGATCTGGCGCTACCAGGGGCCGGTCTCGACCGAAGAACAGGTCCCGCCCGGCGAAGCCGCCATGACCCAGGACATCATCCAGACCGCCGTGCGCATCGTCGACCAGCACCGGGATAACACCCGTTACCTGCGCGACGCCCACGCCAAGGCCCACGGCTGCGTAAAGGCCGAGGTCCAGGTGCTCGAGCAACTGGCACCGCCGTTGCGCCAGGGCGTGTTCGCCGAACCCGGCAAGACCTGGCAAGCCATGATGCGGCTGTCCAACGGCAATGCTTATCCACAGTTCGACAGCATTCGTGACGCGCGCGGGATGGCGATCAAGTTGTTGAATGTGCCCGGCACCCAGTTATTGAAGGAGCAGCAGGGCCGTGGCGAGCAGGATTTCGTGATGTTCAACCATCCGAACTTCTTCGTCAGCAATGTCGCCGAGTACCGGCAGAATGTCGCCGCGCAGGCGGACGGAAAAAAGGTCGGAGCCTTTTTCCCCGGCTGGGATCCACGCACCTGGCAGGTTCGTCATCTGTTCATCGCCCTGGCCACCCTGTCGCCGCCCCCGGCCAGCCCGACGCAAACCCGCTATTTTTCGGTCTCGCCCTACAAGTTCGGCAGTGCCAACGCCAAGTTCCGCGTCGTACCGGATCCGGACAGCTGCCCGGCGTACAACCTGCCCCCACAGAACCAGACCCTGCCCAACTTTCTGCGCAACGCCCTGAACCAGCAGCTGTCGACCGACCGTGTGCCGGCCTGCCTGGTATTGCAGGTGCAGCGCCAGGACCCAAGCCACTACATGCCCATCGAAGACACCAGCATCGAATGGCGAGAAAGCGATGCGCCCTTCGAAACCGTGGCGCGAATCAGGATTCCCGCCCAGGACTTCGATACCCCGCAACAGAACCTGCAATGCGACAACCTGTCCTTCAACCCCTGGTTCGGCCTGGAGGCGCACCGCCCCATCGGCGGCATCAACCGCCTGCGCAAGGCGGTGTACGAAGCGGTCAGCGACTATCGGCACAGTCGCAACGCCGAGCAGTGA
- the rdgC gene encoding recombination-associated protein RdgC: MWFKNLLIYRLTQDLPFDAEALETALATKLARPCASQELTTYGFVAPFGKGEDAPLVHVSQDFLLVAARKEERILPGSVVRDAVKEKVEEIEAEQMRKVYKKERDQIKDEIIQAFLPRAFIRRSSTFAAIAPKQGLILVNSASPKRAEDLLSTLREVLGTLPVRPLTVKTAPTAIMTDWVKTQQAADDFFVLDECELRDTHEDGGIVRCKRQDLTSEEIQLHLSTGKVVTQLSLAWQDKLSFMLDDKMTVKRLKFEDLLQDQAEQDGGDEALGQLDASFTLMMLTFGDFLPALFEALGGEEIPQGI; encoded by the coding sequence ATGTGGTTCAAGAACCTGCTTATCTATCGCCTGACCCAAGATCTGCCCTTTGATGCTGAGGCGCTGGAAACCGCACTGGCCACCAAACTGGCGCGTCCATGTGCAAGCCAGGAGTTGACCACTTACGGTTTCGTCGCGCCATTCGGCAAAGGCGAAGATGCGCCGCTGGTACACGTCAGCCAGGACTTCCTGCTGGTCGCCGCACGCAAGGAAGAACGTATTCTGCCTGGCAGCGTGGTGCGCGACGCGGTCAAGGAAAAGGTCGAAGAGATCGAAGCCGAGCAAATGCGCAAGGTCTATAAAAAGGAACGCGACCAGATCAAGGATGAAATCATCCAGGCCTTCCTGCCGCGCGCCTTTATCCGTCGCTCCTCGACTTTCGCCGCCATCGCACCGAAACAGGGCCTGATCCTGGTCAACTCGGCCAGCCCGAAACGCGCCGAAGACCTGCTCTCCACCCTGCGCGAAGTACTCGGCACCCTGCCGGTGCGTCCGTTGACCGTGAAGACCGCGCCGACCGCAATCATGACCGACTGGGTGAAAACCCAACAAGCCGCCGACGACTTCTTCGTCCTCGACGAGTGCGAACTGCGCGACACCCACGAAGACGGCGGCATCGTCCGTTGCAAGCGCCAGGACCTGACCAGCGAAGAAATCCAGCTGCACCTGAGCACCGGCAAGGTGGTCACCCAATTGTCCCTGGCCTGGCAGGACAAGCTGTCCTTCATGCTCGACGACAAGATGACGGTCAAGCGCCTGAAGTTCGAAGACCTGCTGCAGGATCAGGCGGAACAGGACGGCGGCGACGAAGCCCTCGGCCAACTGGACGCCAGCTTCACCCTGATGATGCTGACCTTCGGCGATTTCCTCCCGGCGCTGTTCGAAGCCCTGGGTGGCGAAGAGATTCCACAAGGCATCTGA
- a CDS encoding bile acid:sodium symporter family protein, protein MRALAALSRFVGNTFAYWVLIFAVVAFLQPGWFIGLKGAIVPLLGLVMFGMGLTLKLEDFAEVARHPWRVALGVVAHFVIMPGVAWLLCQVFHLPPEIAVGVILVGCCPSGTSSNVMTWLARGDLALSVAIAAVTTLLAPLLTPALIWLLASAWLPVSFMELFWSILQVVLLPIVLGVIAQRVLGDRVRHAVEVLPLVSVVSIVIIVTAVVAASQAKIAESGLLIMAVVMLHNSFGYLLGYFTGRLFKLPLAQRKSLALEVGMQNSGLGAALASAHFSPLAAVPSALFSVWHNISGALLSTWFRRMSEKDDRVLAALQASD, encoded by the coding sequence ATGCGTGCACTGGCAGCATTAAGTCGTTTTGTCGGCAATACTTTTGCCTACTGGGTACTGATTTTCGCGGTGGTGGCGTTCTTGCAACCGGGCTGGTTCATCGGCCTCAAGGGCGCCATCGTGCCGCTGCTGGGCCTGGTGATGTTCGGCATGGGCCTGACCCTGAAGCTCGAAGACTTCGCCGAAGTCGCCCGCCATCCATGGCGCGTGGCCCTGGGCGTGGTTGCGCATTTCGTGATCATGCCGGGCGTGGCCTGGTTGCTGTGCCAGGTCTTCCACCTGCCGCCGGAGATCGCCGTCGGTGTGATTCTGGTCGGCTGCTGCCCGAGTGGTACTTCGTCCAACGTCATGACCTGGCTGGCCCGCGGCGATCTGGCGCTGTCGGTGGCGATCGCCGCCGTCACCACCCTGCTGGCGCCGCTGCTGACGCCGGCCCTGATCTGGCTGCTGGCCTCGGCCTGGCTGCCGGTTTCGTTCATGGAGCTGTTCTGGTCGATCCTGCAAGTGGTGCTGCTGCCGATCGTGCTCGGGGTGATTGCCCAGCGCGTGCTCGGCGACCGGGTGCGGCATGCGGTGGAGGTATTGCCGCTGGTGTCGGTGGTCAGCATCGTGATCATCGTCACCGCGGTGGTGGCCGCCAGCCAGGCGAAAATCGCCGAGTCCGGCCTGCTGATCATGGCCGTGGTGATGCTGCATAACAGCTTCGGTTACCTGCTGGGTTACTTCACCGGCCGCCTGTTCAAGCTGCCGTTGGCGCAACGCAAATCCCTGGCCCTGGAAGTCGGCATGCAGAACTCCGGCCTCGGTGCCGCCCTGGCCAGCGCGCACTTCTCGCCGCTGGCGGCGGTGCCGAGCGCACTGTTCAGCGTCTGGCACAACATTTCCGGGGCGCTGCTTTCCACCTGGTTCCGCCGCATGAGCGAAAAGGACGACCGCGTACTGGCCGCCCTGCAGGCGAGCGACTGA
- the sugE gene encoding quaternary ammonium compound efflux SMR transporter SugE, protein MSWIILFFAGLFEVGWAVGLKYTDGFSRPLPTALTIAAMAVSLGLLGLAMKELPLGTAYAIWTGVGAVGTVIAGIILFGESMALFRLASVALIITGLIGLKVSTA, encoded by the coding sequence ATGTCCTGGATCATTCTGTTTTTCGCCGGCCTGTTCGAAGTGGGCTGGGCCGTCGGCCTCAAGTACACCGACGGTTTCAGTCGCCCTCTCCCCACTGCCCTGACCATCGCCGCCATGGCGGTCAGCCTCGGCCTGCTGGGGCTGGCCATGAAGGAGCTGCCGCTGGGCACCGCCTATGCCATCTGGACCGGGGTCGGCGCAGTCGGCACGGTGATCGCCGGGATCATTCTGTTCGGTGAGTCCATGGCGCTGTTCCGCCTGGCCAGCGTGGCACTGATCATTACCGGGCTGATCGGCTTGAAGGTCAGCACGGCCTGA